In Pseudomonas sp. GCEP-101, one DNA window encodes the following:
- a CDS encoding phosphotransferase family protein yields MSLTDQTIRSREGEELDAAVIDGYLKDHVPGLQGQPRISQFPGGASNLTYLIQYDNQELVLRRPPFGKKAKSAHDMGREYRILNQLNDGFPYCPKAYVYCTDESVIGAEFYVMERVNGIILRSELPKELNLDADKTTALCKSFIDKFVELHNVDYNACGLGDLGKPEGYVQRQIGGWIDRYEKSLTPDAPAWEQVKVWLRDKMPADHHKPGIVHNDYRFDNVILDPNNPMQIIGVLDWEMTTIGDPLMDLGNTLAYWIQADDPQPMQMLRRQPSHEPGMLTRQQFADYYAERAGIQIDNLDYYYTYGMFRLAGIMQQIYYRFFHGQTQDKRFATFIHANKLLEQVSLQVIGKSRL; encoded by the coding sequence GTTCCCGGCCTGCAGGGCCAGCCGCGCATCAGCCAGTTCCCCGGCGGCGCCTCGAACCTGACCTACCTGATCCAGTACGACAACCAGGAACTGGTCCTGCGCCGTCCGCCGTTCGGCAAGAAGGCCAAGTCGGCCCACGACATGGGCCGCGAATACCGCATCCTGAACCAGCTCAACGACGGCTTCCCCTACTGCCCCAAGGCGTACGTCTACTGCACCGACGAATCGGTGATCGGCGCCGAGTTCTACGTCATGGAGCGCGTCAACGGCATCATCCTGCGCAGCGAGCTGCCCAAGGAACTGAACCTCGACGCCGACAAGACCACCGCGCTGTGCAAGAGCTTCATCGACAAGTTCGTCGAACTGCACAACGTCGACTACAACGCCTGCGGCCTGGGTGATCTGGGCAAGCCCGAGGGCTACGTGCAGCGCCAGATCGGCGGCTGGATCGATCGCTACGAGAAGTCGCTGACGCCCGACGCGCCGGCCTGGGAGCAGGTCAAGGTGTGGCTGCGCGACAAGATGCCGGCCGACCATCACAAGCCGGGCATCGTCCATAACGACTACCGCTTCGACAACGTCATCCTCGACCCGAACAACCCGATGCAGATCATCGGCGTGCTCGACTGGGAGATGACCACCATCGGCGACCCGCTGATGGACCTGGGCAACACCCTCGCCTACTGGATCCAGGCGGACGACCCACAGCCGATGCAGATGCTGCGCCGCCAGCCCAGCCACGAGCCGGGCATGCTGACCCGCCAGCAGTTCGCCGACTACTACGCCGAGCGCGCCGGCATCCAGATCGACAACCTCGATTACTACTACACCTACGGCATGTTCCGCCTGGCGGGCATCATGCAGCAGATCTACTACCGCTTCTTCCATGGCCAGACCCAGGACAAGCGCTTCGCCACCTTCATCCACGCCAACAAGCTGCTGGAACAGGTGAGCCTGCAGGTCATCGGCAAGTCCCGCCTGTAA
- a CDS encoding SDR family oxidoreductase, which yields MSKTQLFDLDGKIAFVSGASRGIGEAIAKLLAQQGAHVIVSSRKIDGCQAVADDIVAAGGKATAIACHIGEMEQIQAVFAQIREQFGRLDILVNNAATNPQFCNVLDTDLSAFQKTVDVNIRGYYFMSIEGGKLMKANGGGSIINVASVNGVTPGEFQGIYSVTKAAVISMTKVFAKECAQFNIRCNALLPGLTDTKFASALVSNDAIRNVALQRIPLKRVADPSEMAGAVLYLASDASSYTTGVTLNVDGGFLA from the coding sequence ATGTCCAAGACCCAACTGTTCGACCTCGACGGCAAGATCGCCTTCGTCTCCGGCGCCAGCCGCGGCATCGGCGAGGCCATCGCCAAGTTGCTGGCCCAACAGGGCGCCCACGTCATCGTTTCCAGCCGCAAGATCGATGGCTGCCAGGCCGTGGCTGACGACATCGTCGCCGCCGGCGGCAAGGCCACCGCGATTGCCTGCCACATCGGCGAGATGGAGCAGATCCAGGCCGTCTTCGCGCAGATCCGCGAGCAGTTCGGCCGCCTGGACATCCTGGTCAACAACGCCGCCACCAACCCGCAGTTCTGCAACGTGCTGGACACCGACCTGTCGGCCTTCCAGAAGACCGTCGACGTGAACATCCGCGGCTACTACTTCATGTCCATCGAAGGCGGCAAGCTGATGAAGGCCAACGGTGGCGGCAGCATCATCAACGTGGCCTCGGTGAATGGCGTCACCCCGGGCGAATTCCAGGGCATCTACTCGGTGACCAAGGCCGCGGTGATCAGCATGACCAAGGTCTTCGCCAAGGAATGCGCGCAGTTCAACATCCGCTGCAACGCCCTGCTGCCGGGCCTGACCGACACCAAGTTCGCCTCGGCGCTGGTGAGCAACGATGCCATCCGCAACGTCGCCCTGCAGCGCATCCCGCTCAAGCGCGTGGCCGACCCGAGCGAAATGGCCGGCGCCGTGCTGTACCTCGCCAGCGACGCCTCCAGCTACACCACCGGCGTGACGCTGAACGTGGACGGCGGCTTCCTCGCCTAA
- a CDS encoding TSUP family transporter — MPFELVVDPTTLVILAGVAFLAGFIDAIAGGGGLLTIPALLTAGVPPHLALGTNKLSSTFGAAVASYTFYRRKLFQPRQWRNGLIATAIGAALGAWAAHLMPAEWLNRMLPVVVFGCGLYLLFGKTPEAPLDATPRIAQRRQWPQGLGLGFYDGVAGPGTGAFWTVSSLLMYPLDLVRASGVARSMNFVSNIVALAVFIASGQVVWLMGLCMGSSLMIGAYFGARTAIGGGAKFIRPVFILVVLALTVRLAWQHWFTAAA; from the coding sequence ATGCCCTTCGAACTCGTCGTAGACCCGACCACCCTCGTCATTCTCGCCGGCGTCGCCTTCCTCGCCGGTTTCATCGATGCCATCGCCGGCGGCGGCGGCCTGCTGACCATCCCGGCCCTGCTCACCGCGGGCGTCCCGCCGCACCTGGCGCTGGGCACCAACAAGCTCAGCTCGACCTTCGGCGCCGCCGTGGCCAGCTACACCTTCTACCGGCGCAAACTGTTCCAGCCGCGTCAGTGGCGCAACGGCCTGATCGCCACCGCCATCGGCGCCGCGCTGGGCGCCTGGGCCGCGCATTTGATGCCGGCAGAGTGGCTCAACCGCATGCTGCCGGTGGTGGTGTTCGGCTGCGGCCTGTATCTGCTGTTCGGCAAGACGCCGGAAGCCCCGCTGGACGCCACCCCGCGCATCGCCCAGCGCCGCCAGTGGCCGCAGGGCCTCGGCCTGGGCTTCTACGACGGCGTGGCCGGCCCCGGCACCGGCGCCTTCTGGACCGTCAGCAGCCTGCTGATGTACCCGCTGGACCTGGTCCGCGCCAGCGGCGTGGCGCGCAGCATGAACTTCGTCAGCAACATCGTCGCACTGGCGGTGTTCATCGCCTCGGGTCAGGTGGTCTGGCTGATGGGCCTGTGCATGGGCAGCTCACTGATGATCGGCGCCTACTTCGGCGCGCGCACGGCCATTGGCGGCGGCGCCAAGTTCATCCGTCCGGTGTTCATCCTGGTGGTGCTGGCGCTGACCGTGCGCCTGGCCTGGCAGCACTGGTTTACCGCCGCAGCCTGA
- the nudC gene encoding NAD(+) diphosphatase gives MRTGRWESAMFEVAANGGWALAHCQQQFLADSNGVLFPRDWLKRQDLSVLSEHAVGQFDGEPVYLLEIDRTDPLEGASWIGLRQFMMQAEEDIFAMLGFASQIGIWWRQNRFCGSCGQPNLRMPRDRAMHCESCGIQRYPLLSPSMIVLVTRGDEVLLARSPRFVPGMYSTLAGFVEPGESVEHCVAREVREEVGVEIGNIRYMGSQPWPFPHSLMFGYHAEYVSGEIVMQPDEIEDARWFHVDELPRLPAERSIARYLIEVYLARRAGRPDPVLPGGA, from the coding sequence ATGCGCACCGGACGCTGGGAATCCGCCATGTTCGAGGTGGCGGCCAACGGTGGCTGGGCGCTTGCCCACTGCCAGCAGCAGTTCCTCGCCGACAGCAACGGCGTGCTGTTCCCCCGGGATTGGCTCAAGCGCCAGGACCTGTCGGTGCTTTCCGAGCACGCCGTCGGCCAGTTCGACGGCGAGCCGGTGTACTTGCTGGAGATCGACCGCACCGATCCGCTGGAAGGCGCCAGTTGGATCGGCCTGCGCCAGTTCATGATGCAGGCCGAGGAAGACATCTTCGCCATGCTCGGCTTCGCCAGCCAGATCGGCATCTGGTGGCGGCAGAACCGCTTCTGCGGCAGCTGCGGCCAGCCCAACCTGCGCATGCCCCGTGACCGCGCCATGCACTGCGAGAGCTGCGGCATCCAGCGCTACCCGCTGCTGTCGCCGAGCATGATCGTGCTGGTGACCCGCGGCGATGAAGTGCTGCTGGCGCGTTCGCCGCGCTTCGTGCCGGGGATGTACAGCACCCTGGCCGGCTTCGTCGAGCCCGGCGAGTCGGTGGAGCACTGTGTCGCCCGTGAGGTGCGCGAAGAAGTGGGCGTGGAGATCGGCAATATCCGCTACATGGGCAGCCAGCCCTGGCCGTTCCCGCATTCGCTGATGTTCGGCTACCACGCCGAGTACGTCAGCGGCGAGATCGTCATGCAGCCGGACGAGATCGAGGATGCCCGCTGGTTCCACGTCGATGAACTGCCGCGCCTGCCGGCCGAGCGCTCCATTGCGCGTTACCTGATCGAGGTCTACCTGGCGCGCCGCGCCGGTCGCCCCGATCCTGTCCTGCCCGGCGGCGCCTGA